The following are encoded together in the Variovorax sp. PBS-H4 genome:
- a CDS encoding TMEM165/GDT1 family protein produces the protein MEAFLVATGVVALAEMGDKTQLLSLVLAARFRRPWPIVLGIFAATVVNHALAGAVGNWVTHTLGPDLLRWILGGSFIAMALWMLIPDKLDDDELPKASRFGVFGTTLIAFFLAEMGDKTQIATVMLAARYVDAYAWVVLGTTLGMMLANAPVVWLGERIVKRVPIKLVHSVSAVLFLLLGVGALIGWG, from the coding sequence ATGGAAGCTTTTCTCGTCGCGACCGGCGTGGTCGCACTCGCCGAAATGGGCGACAAGACCCAACTGCTCTCCCTCGTGCTCGCCGCTCGCTTTCGGCGGCCTTGGCCGATCGTGCTCGGCATTTTTGCGGCCACGGTCGTCAACCACGCGCTGGCCGGAGCGGTGGGCAACTGGGTCACCCACACGTTGGGGCCCGACTTGCTGCGCTGGATCCTTGGAGGCTCCTTCATCGCAATGGCCCTGTGGATGCTGATTCCAGACAAGCTCGATGACGACGAGCTGCCGAAGGCGTCGCGCTTCGGCGTTTTCGGCACCACGCTGATCGCCTTCTTCCTTGCCGAGATGGGAGACAAGACGCAGATCGCCACCGTCATGCTTGCCGCGCGCTACGTCGACGCGTATGCGTGGGTCGTGCTCGGCACCACACTCGGCATGATGCTGGCCAACGCCCCGGTGGTGTGGCTGGGCGAGCGCATCGTCAAGCGCGTGCCCATCAAGCTGGTGCACAGCGTCTCCGCCGTGCTGTTCCTGCTGCTGGGCGTGGGCGCATTGATCGGGTGGGGTTGA
- the lptC gene encoding LPS export ABC transporter periplasmic protein LptC has translation MRTKAALSLLRDTFDRVTIYLPIILTALLALGTYWLVRNAPKLLEPVPREAPKHEPDYFMRDFVIKNFLPSGELRSELFGTEGRHYPDTDTMEVDQVRVRSVSPEGLTTRATANRGLSNADGSEIQLFGNAIVVREAATAADGKPMPRLEFRGEFLHAFLDTERVRSHKPVTLIRGSDRFTADSMDYDNLTGVANLHGRVKGLLMPSAPGIKR, from the coding sequence ATGAGGACGAAGGCGGCCTTGAGCCTGCTGCGCGACACCTTCGACAGGGTGACGATCTACCTGCCGATCATCCTCACGGCCCTGCTTGCGCTGGGCACCTACTGGCTGGTGCGCAACGCGCCGAAGCTGCTCGAGCCCGTGCCCAGGGAGGCGCCGAAGCACGAGCCCGACTACTTCATGCGCGATTTTGTGATCAAGAACTTTCTGCCCAGCGGTGAGCTGCGCAGCGAGCTGTTCGGCACCGAGGGTCGGCACTATCCGGACACGGACACGATGGAGGTCGACCAGGTGCGCGTGCGCTCCGTCTCGCCCGAGGGCCTGACCACGCGCGCCACTGCCAACCGGGGCCTGTCGAATGCCGACGGCAGCGAGATCCAGCTTTTCGGCAATGCGATCGTGGTGAGGGAAGCGGCCACGGCAGCGGACGGCAAGCCCATGCCCAGGCTGGAGTTCCGTGGCGAGTTCCTTCATGCGTTCCTCGATACCGAGCGGGTCAGATCGCACAAGCCCGTCACGCTGATCCGCGGCTCCGACCGGTTCACCGCCGATTCGATGGACTACGACAACCTCACAGGTGTGGCAAACCTGCATGGGCGCGTCAAAGGCCTGCTCATGCCTTCCGCGCCCGGAATCAAGCGTTGA
- the metX gene encoding homoserine O-succinyltransferase MetX, with product MSFPAPLPLSSGASIAGYSLAYETYGTLNAQRSNAVLVCHALNASHHVAGVYAGQDRSEGWWDNMIGPGKPVDTDRFFVIGVNNLGSCFGSTGPMHVNPSTGRIYGADFPVVTVEDWVRAQARLLDALGIDTLAAVMGGSLGGMQALSWTLQYPERVRHAVVIASAPSLTAQNIAFNEVARRAIVTDPDFNGGHFYEHGVIPKRGLRIARMIGHITYQSDDLMNEKFGRALRSAVEGELAGTDFLYSTQEVEFQIESYLRYNGDKFSEYFDANTYLLITRALDYFDPARLHAGDLRAALAPATARFLLVSFTTDWRFAPARSREIVKALLDNRRSVSYAEIDAPHGHDAFLLDDVRYMSVVRAYFERIAKEEVSA from the coding sequence ATGTCTTTCCCTGCCCCGCTGCCGCTCAGCAGCGGAGCGAGCATCGCCGGCTACAGCCTGGCTTACGAAACCTACGGCACGCTCAACGCACAACGCAGCAATGCGGTGCTGGTGTGCCATGCGCTGAACGCCTCGCACCACGTCGCGGGCGTGTATGCGGGCCAGGACAGGTCCGAGGGCTGGTGGGACAACATGATCGGCCCGGGCAAGCCGGTCGACACCGACCGCTTCTTCGTGATCGGCGTCAACAACCTCGGCTCCTGCTTCGGCTCCACCGGCCCGATGCATGTCAATCCTTCCACCGGGCGCATCTACGGCGCCGATTTCCCCGTGGTGACCGTCGAGGACTGGGTGCGCGCGCAGGCCCGCCTGCTCGACGCGCTCGGCATCGACACGCTGGCGGCGGTGATGGGCGGCAGCCTGGGCGGCATGCAGGCGCTGTCGTGGACATTGCAATACCCCGAGCGCGTGCGCCACGCAGTCGTGATCGCCAGCGCCCCCAGCCTGACGGCGCAGAACATTGCCTTCAACGAGGTCGCCCGCCGCGCTATCGTGACCGACCCCGACTTCAACGGGGGCCACTTCTACGAGCACGGCGTGATCCCGAAGCGTGGCTTGCGCATCGCGCGCATGATCGGCCACATCACCTACCAGAGCGACGACCTGATGAACGAGAAGTTCGGGCGCGCGCTTCGCAGTGCCGTCGAGGGCGAATTGGCCGGTACGGACTTCCTCTACTCGACCCAGGAGGTCGAGTTCCAGATCGAAAGCTACCTGCGCTACAACGGCGACAAGTTCAGCGAGTACTTCGATGCCAACACCTACCTGCTGATCACGCGCGCGCTCGATTACTTCGATCCTGCCCGCTTACATGCTGGGGACCTGAGGGCCGCGCTTGCACCGGCCACCGCCCGATTCCTGCTCGTGAGCTTCACGACGGACTGGCGGTTCGCGCCCGCGCGCAGCCGCGAGATCGTGAAGGCGCTGCTCGACAACCGTCGCAGCGTCAGCTACGCCGAGATCGACGCGCCGCACGGGCACGACGCCTTCCTGCTCGACGACGTTCGCTACATGAGCGTCGTGCGCGCGTACTTCGAACGTATCGCCAAGGAGGAGGTGTCGGCATGA
- a CDS encoding RNA recognition motif domain-containing protein encodes MGNKLYVGNLPYSARDGDLEHAFSQFGTVTSAKVMMERDSSPPRSKGFGFVEMGSDAEAQAAIRGMNGQDMGGRSVVVNEARPMEARPPRSGGYGGGGGYGGGGGGGGYGGGGGGGRSGGGGGYGGGGGRSGGGYGGGGGGGDGGFRSPYGAGPRGGGRGGYGGGSGGGNSGY; translated from the coding sequence ATGGGCAACAAACTGTACGTCGGCAATCTGCCCTATTCGGCACGCGACGGCGATCTGGAGCACGCCTTCAGCCAGTTCGGCACCGTGACCAGCGCCAAGGTCATGATGGAGCGCGACTCCAGCCCGCCTCGGTCCAAGGGTTTCGGCTTTGTTGAAATGGGCAGCGACGCGGAAGCGCAAGCGGCCATCCGGGGCATGAACGGCCAGGACATGGGCGGCCGCAGTGTCGTCGTCAACGAAGCGCGTCCCATGGAAGCGCGTCCGCCGCGCAGCGGCGGTTACGGCGGCGGTGGTGGCTACGGCGGCGGTGGTGGTGGCGGCGGCTACGGTGGTGGCGGCGGCGGTGGCCGCAGTGGCGGTGGTGGTGGCTATGGCGGCGGTGGCGGTCGCAGTGGCGGCGGCTACGGTGGTGGTGGCGGTGGGGGCGATGGCGGTTTCCGCAGCCCCTACGGCGCTGGACCCCGTGGTGGTGGCCGCGGGGGCTACGGTGGTGGTAGTGGCGGCGGCAACAGCGGCTATTGA
- a CDS encoding KdsC family phosphatase, with protein MTLEFKAETLLAAQDIRVAFFDVDGVLTDGGVYFSEQGETLKRFSILDGYGLKLLRLAGIVPAVITGRDSKPLRLRLQALGVEHVRYGTEDKLPAAQAILALLGLKWAQAAAIGDDWPDLPVLARAAFAAAPANAHAEVRAVAHHVTSARGGEGAAREFCDLLLTAGGHYRRLLDIARGPAA; from the coding sequence ATGACTCTCGAATTCAAGGCGGAGACCTTGCTCGCCGCGCAGGACATCCGTGTCGCCTTCTTCGATGTCGACGGCGTGCTGACGGATGGCGGTGTCTACTTCAGTGAGCAGGGCGAGACGCTCAAGCGTTTCAGCATCCTCGATGGCTATGGCCTCAAGCTGCTGCGTCTGGCAGGGATCGTGCCGGCGGTGATCACCGGCCGGGACTCGAAGCCGCTGCGCCTGCGGCTGCAAGCCTTGGGCGTCGAGCATGTGCGCTACGGCACCGAGGACAAGCTGCCTGCCGCGCAGGCCATCCTTGCGCTGCTCGGCCTCAAGTGGGCGCAGGCCGCCGCCATTGGAGACGACTGGCCGGACCTGCCGGTGCTCGCGCGCGCGGCCTTCGCTGCCGCGCCCGCCAACGCGCACGCCGAAGTTCGCGCGGTCGCGCATCATGTGACTTCGGCTCGCGGCGGCGAGGGTGCGGCGCGCGAATTCTGCGATCTGCTGCTCACGGCAGGGGGCCATTACCGTCGCCTGCTCGACATCGCACGAGGTCCCGCTGCATGA
- a CDS encoding SDR family oxidoreductase: MKPLAFITGASSGIGQALAARFNEAGYRLALAARRTAEVEAWAASRGISGDDCEVYRADVAQIDSIVAAGAACMERRGVPDVVIANAGISIGIDTEDRRDLDVLAETLAINNVGLAATFHPFVAAMRARGSGRLVGIASVAAIRGLPGHGAYCASKAGVVAYCESLRGELRASGVKVVTLLPGYVDTPLTQGNRYGMPFLLQPEVFAERAFRAIEAGVSYRVIPWQMGVAAKLMRLLPNALFDLAVQGRGRKKRRGD, from the coding sequence TTGAAGCCGCTGGCCTTCATTACCGGAGCGTCGAGCGGCATCGGCCAAGCGCTGGCGGCGCGCTTTAACGAGGCAGGGTACCGCCTCGCTCTCGCCGCGCGAAGGACCGCCGAGGTCGAGGCCTGGGCCGCTTCCCGCGGCATCAGCGGCGACGATTGCGAGGTCTATCGGGCCGACGTTGCGCAGATCGACAGCATCGTGGCTGCAGGCGCCGCCTGTATGGAGCGCCGGGGTGTGCCCGATGTGGTCATCGCGAACGCAGGCATCAGCATCGGCATCGATACCGAAGATCGCCGCGACCTCGACGTGCTGGCCGAAACGCTGGCCATCAACAACGTCGGCCTGGCTGCCACGTTCCACCCATTCGTCGCCGCCATGCGGGCGCGCGGCAGCGGCCGGCTGGTGGGGATCGCAAGCGTCGCGGCCATCAGGGGCTTGCCCGGCCACGGGGCCTACTGCGCCAGCAAGGCGGGCGTGGTGGCCTATTGCGAGAGCCTGCGAGGCGAACTGCGCGCGAGCGGCGTCAAGGTCGTCACGCTGCTGCCGGGCTACGTCGATACGCCGCTCACCCAGGGCAATCGCTACGGCATGCCTTTTCTGCTGCAGCCCGAGGTGTTCGCCGAGCGCGCCTTCCGTGCCATCGAGGCGGGCGTCAGCTACCGTGTGATTCCTTGGCAGATGGGCGTCGCCGCCAAGCTGATGCGGCTCTTGCCCAATGCCCTGTTCGACCTCGCCGTCCAGGGCCGCGGCCGGAAAAAGCGGCGCGGAGATTGA